A genomic stretch from Prionailurus bengalensis isolate Pbe53 chromosome E2, Fcat_Pben_1.1_paternal_pri, whole genome shotgun sequence includes:
- the LOC122495017 gene encoding protein FAM187B-like, with protein sequence MGDFTMASVVPCPPPQSQSTMLTTLWLLLSFAVPLPGFYVSFSCPNEKQCQRALLSDNDVFLPCNSSGSQWYFFLQDGTSWSHTLSSASNIDIIPDSGVLIRSPLPSQTGFYHCQDKDGLQVVQYEIDFQDVSTLHITHKGLGQKPLQNESLSLGGKGIVFTRWEPWQDCNRCGGLGERKRLGYCYIEEPLQEPVPCWLYLGGRKVWSSRMRPEMQVDACHVPCTALMSDYVPFDNFEITEESGSVWLTCPLGSVYRPILWEADNIPLTWQSQLSSQDLDTILEPSNGGKQLRVFQPAIYKCFVQQELMARFNPVPFPGTAETLREEEGGPHRGKGKTQEGKASSILTGLKLLLLLGTVLGLLGLLLKIFHPSQGKSSHRVLLVK encoded by the exons ACTTCACAATGGCCAGCGTGGTGCCCTGCCCACCGCCACAGTCCCAGTCCACCATGCTAACCACCCTGTGGCTGCTGCTCAGCTTTGCTGTCCCCTTGCCAGGGTTCTATGTCTCCTTTAGCTGTCCCAACGAGAAACAATGCCAAAGAGCCCTCCTCTCGGACAATGACGTCTTCTTGCCCTGCAACTCTTCTGGGTCACAGTGGTACTTCTTCCTGCAAGACGGGACCAGCTGGTCCCACACACTCTCCAGTGCTTCCAACATAGACATCATACCTGACAGCGGCGTTCTCATTCGGAGTCCGTTGCCCTCCCAGACGGGTTTCTACCACTGCCAGGACAAGGACGGCCTCCAAGTGGTACAGTATGAGATTGACTTCCAGGATGTCAGCACCCTGCACATAACACACAAGGGACTGGGTCAGAAGCCCCTGCAGAACGAGAGCCTGAGTCTGGGTGGCAAAGGGATCGTCTTCACCCGCTGGGAGCCCTGGCAGGACTGTAACCGCTGTGGGGGGCTGGGCGAGCGGAAACGCCTGGGGTACTGCTACATCGAGGAGCCCCTGCAGGAACCCGTGCCCTGCTGGCTGTATCTGGGAGGTAGGAAGGTGTGGTCCAGCCGCATGCGGCCCGAGATGCAGGTGGACGCCTGCCACGTCCCGTGCACGGCACTGATGTCGGATTACGTCCCCTTTGACAACTTTGAGATCACTGAGGAGTCGGGATCCGTGTGGCTCACCTGCCCCCTGGGATCTGTCTACAG GCCCATCCTCTGGGAAGCCGACAACATCCCCCTGACCTGGCAGAGCCAGCTCTCCAGCCAGGACTTGGACACCATTCTGGAACCTTCCAACGGCGGCAAGCAACTGCGGGTCTTCCAGCCGGCCATTTACAAGTGCTTCGTGCAGCAGGAGCTCATGGCCCGGTTCAACCCGGTGCCCTTTCCAGGCACGGCGGAGACTCTCAGGGAAGAGGAAGGCGGGCCACACCGGGGGAAAGGGAAGACCCAGGAGGGGAAGGCCAGCTCCATCCTCACGGGGCTcaagttgctgctgctgctgggcacAGTCCTGGGCCTGCTGGGGTTGCTGCTCAAGATCTTCCACCCTTCCCAGGGCAAAAGCAGTCACCGGGTGCTGCTGGTGAAATGA